The genomic segment GGGGAACTCTTCGCCGCCGCGGGGCTCGCGGGGCCGGCGTGGTTCGGCCTCTTCGCCGCGAGCTGGTGGGTCCACCTGCTGTCGCTGCTCGTCTTCCTGGTATACATTCCGATGTCGAAGCACCTCCACCTCCTCGCCTGCCCCTTTAATGAATTCTTCCGGAACTTAAAACCGCGCGGGATAGTGAAGGACTGCGACGTGGAGGACGACGAGGCGGACCACTTCGGCGTCGTCCGCGCCGACGAGTTCAGCTGGCGCCAGCTGCTCGACTTCTACTCGTGCGTGGAGTGCGGCCGCTGCCAGGACAACTGCCCGGCGTTCAACACCGACAAGCCGCTCTCGCCCAAGAAGGTCGTCATCGACCTCAAGCACGACTTCGCGCGCTACGGCCTGAAAATCGTGAAGCTCGCGAAAACGCCGGCCGAGAAGGAGGAAGGCGTGGGGCTGGCGGGGCCGGTGGTGAGCGACGACGAGCTGTGGGCCTGCACGACGTGCGGCGCCTGCGTCGAGCACTGCCCCATCAGCGTCGAGCACGTCGACAAGATCGTAGATTTACGGCGCGACCTGGTCCTGAACGAGGGCCGCATTCCGCACGAGCTCAACGCCGCCATGAACGGCGTCGAACGCAACAACAATCCCTACGGCCTGCCCTCCAGCGAGCGGATGAAGTGGGCCAACGGCCTGGACGTCCCCGTCTTCGGGAAGGGGGCGCGGGCCGAATACTGCTTCTGGGTGTCGTGCCTGGGCTCGTACGACGACCGCGGCCAGCGCATCGCGAAGGCCATGGTCAAGCTGCTGGGCGCCGCCGGCGTCTCGTACGCGGTACTGGGCGAGGAGGAGGGCTGCTGCGCCGAGGCGTTCCGCCGGCTGGGTCACGAGTATTTATATAAGATGAAACTGGAGGGGAACGCCGCGACCTTCGCGCAGTACGACATAAAAAAATTGATAACGACGTGCCCGCACTGCTACAATACGTTCAAGCAAGAGTACGCCGCGCTGGGCTGCGAGCTCGACGTCTATCATCATACGGAATTCCTGTTGAGTTTAATCGAGGCCGGTAAGCTGAAAGTGCGGGGCGAGGCTCGAGCCGTCGCGTACCACGACTCGTGCTACCTCGGCCGGTACAACAAAATGTACGACGCGCCGCGGGCGCTGGTGCGGGCTGCGGCCGGCGACGTCGCCGAGTTCGACAAAAAGCGCGCGTACGGCTTCTGCTGCGGCGCGGGGGGAGGCCGGATGTGGCTCGAGGAAACGCTCGGCAAGCGCATCAACGTCGCCCGGGCGGAGCAGGCCGTCGCGACCGGAGCCTCGACGGTGGCCGTCG from the bacterium genome contains:
- a CDS encoding (Fe-S)-binding protein produces the protein MAPTHGSAALEALAGLLVAAAFILFAYACIRRVLMLTAGRPENRFDRPGARFVELIKLVFGQKLVLRKPAIGLAHFFIFWGFVVLVVANLVFMVESFREGFDVPYVTGAAWYHLVFDVFVVLVILAVAAAFLRRVIFRPPGPTGGFGAYFILFLIFALMATDLVNEGYLLASSGARPWYMPAGSAMGELFAAAGLAGPAWFGLFAASWWVHLLSLLVFLVYIPMSKHLHLLACPFNEFFRNLKPRGIVKDCDVEDDEADHFGVVRADEFSWRQLLDFYSCVECGRCQDNCPAFNTDKPLSPKKVVIDLKHDFARYGLKIVKLAKTPAEKEEGVGLAGPVVSDDELWACTTCGACVEHCPISVEHVDKIVDLRRDLVLNEGRIPHELNAAMNGVERNNNPYGLPSSERMKWANGLDVPVFGKGARAEYCFWVSCLGSYDDRGQRIAKAMVKLLGAAGVSYAVLGEEEGCCAEAFRRLGHEYLYKMKLEGNAATFAQYDIKKLITTCPHCYNTFKQEYAALGCELDVYHHTEFLLSLIEAGKLKVRGEARAVAYHDSCYLGRYNKMYDAPRALVRAAAGDVAEFDKKRAYGFCCGAGGGRMWLEETLGKRINVARAEQAVATGASTVAVACAYCLTMLDDGLKDLNADVPVKDVAELLADRI